One genomic window of Eggerthella timonensis includes the following:
- the ade gene encoding adenine deaminase produces MINQFCKKPLWECSKTLSAVAQGLAPADTVIRGAKLVNVCTAEIQEDVDVAIAEGRIAYLGQADHCIGESTQVIDAEGQYIAPGFLDGHIHVESSMMGVGEYARAVVPHGTVGIYWDPHEICNVLGLEGVQVMAEDAQRTPLKAMITTPSCVPAVPGFEDTGSFIGPDDVAETMAWPNVVGLGEMMNFPGILGSTDHAHGEVGATLRAGKIVTGHYSLPETDRGLNAYIASGVRCCHESTRPEDVLAKMRLGMYAQLRYGSAWKDLPVLGEAILANDIDTRFAMLVSDDTHPHTLVADGHLDHIVRVAVDLGIDAVTAIQMVTINCAQCFQMDHDLGSITPGKCADIVFLDDLESLQVTRVLIDGDVVAENGRPLFDLPPFQFPEWVTHSMHLGRELTAKSFAVAAPEGTRDGDRVRVRAIEVIPGKVGTNEVHVDLPVVDGRLESDLEQDVLKTFVFERHHETGTCGYGFVKGFGIKRGAMASTVAHDAHNLLVVGTNDEDMALAASTLAACGGGMVVVADGEVLGLVELPIAGLMDALPAEAMSEKVHRLEKTWAEIGCTMPSPFMTMALIPLACLPELRLTNRGLVDCTKFEFADLVVE; encoded by the coding sequence ATGATCAACCAGTTCTGCAAGAAACCGCTGTGGGAATGCTCGAAAACCCTTTCCGCCGTGGCCCAGGGACTCGCGCCCGCCGACACGGTGATCAGGGGAGCGAAGCTCGTGAACGTGTGCACGGCCGAGATCCAGGAGGACGTGGACGTGGCCATCGCCGAGGGCCGCATCGCCTACCTCGGGCAGGCCGACCACTGCATCGGCGAGAGCACGCAGGTCATCGACGCGGAGGGGCAGTACATCGCGCCCGGGTTCCTGGACGGGCACATCCATGTGGAGTCGTCGATGATGGGCGTGGGCGAATACGCGCGCGCCGTCGTGCCGCACGGCACCGTCGGCATCTACTGGGATCCGCATGAGATCTGCAATGTGCTGGGGCTCGAAGGCGTGCAGGTGATGGCCGAGGACGCGCAGCGCACGCCGCTCAAGGCCATGATCACCACCCCCTCGTGCGTGCCCGCCGTGCCCGGCTTCGAGGACACCGGCTCGTTCATCGGACCCGACGACGTCGCCGAGACGATGGCGTGGCCGAACGTCGTGGGCCTCGGCGAGATGATGAACTTCCCCGGCATCCTGGGCAGCACCGACCACGCGCACGGCGAGGTGGGAGCGACGCTGCGCGCCGGCAAAATAGTGACCGGCCATTACTCCTTGCCCGAAACCGACCGCGGCCTGAACGCCTACATCGCCTCCGGCGTGCGCTGCTGTCACGAATCGACGCGTCCCGAAGACGTGCTCGCGAAGATGCGCCTCGGCATGTACGCGCAACTGCGCTACGGCTCGGCATGGAAGGACCTGCCCGTGCTGGGCGAGGCCATTCTGGCGAACGACATCGACACGCGTTTCGCCATGCTCGTGAGCGACGACACGCATCCGCACACGCTGGTAGCCGACGGACACCTCGACCACATCGTGCGAGTTGCCGTCGATCTGGGGATCGACGCCGTGACCGCCATCCAGATGGTCACCATCAACTGCGCCCAGTGCTTCCAGATGGACCACGACCTGGGATCCATCACCCCCGGCAAGTGCGCCGACATCGTGTTCCTGGACGACCTGGAAAGCCTGCAGGTCACCCGCGTGCTCATCGACGGCGACGTCGTGGCCGAGAACGGACGCCCGCTGTTCGACTTGCCGCCGTTCCAATTCCCGGAGTGGGTGACGCATTCCATGCATCTGGGCCGCGAGCTCACGGCGAAGTCGTTCGCCGTGGCCGCGCCCGAGGGCACGCGCGATGGCGATCGCGTGCGCGTGCGCGCGATCGAGGTCATCCCCGGGAAAGTGGGCACGAACGAGGTGCACGTCGACCTGCCGGTGGTCGACGGCCGATTGGAATCCGACCTCGAGCAGGACGTGCTCAAGACGTTCGTGTTCGAGCGCCATCACGAGACGGGCACGTGCGGTTACGGCTTCGTGAAGGGCTTCGGCATCAAGCGCGGCGCGATGGCCTCGACGGTGGCGCACGATGCGCATAACCTGCTGGTCGTGGGTACGAACGACGAAGACATGGCCCTGGCCGCGAGCACGCTCGCCGCGTGCGGCGGCGGCATGGTCGTGGTCGCCGACGGCGAGGTGCTGGGGTTGGTGGAGCTTCCCATCGCCGGCCTCATGGACGCGCTGCCCGCCGAAGCGATGAGCGAGAAGGTGCATCGGCTGGAGAAGACGTGGGCCGAGATCGGCTGCACCATGCCGTCGCCGTTCATGACGATGGCGCTGATACCGCTCGCCTGCCTGCCGGAGCTGAGGCTGACGAACCGAGGGCTGGTGGACTGCACCAAGTTCGAGTTCGCTGATTTGGTGGTGGAATAA
- a CDS encoding 5-methylcytosine restriction system specificity protein McrC produces MTRSTELRCGGIPVRNIYHMLCYAWSGRYLLDECLTGEAGRFEGVEDLLSYLVAREAKNIAQLGLAREYVSFEACTASPRGPVNMKESFSHVARLDQKLVCRPDEYTTNNDLNGIVAHALMSVCSEHAETRRLVRAAYPSFEEIDPVAPTEQVLSRIVFNRTTSRYRFVISLCSLLYRHTLPLEGADGVLMSDSERTTLNHIFEKFARAFYRKELPRLKGSRYVVFEKNKPIAWATRDSTDICPFMPRMEADIWIETISDVGSSRLFIIDAKYYREALRDGSKFKTENLYQIYSYMSNARTASLMKFHEVHGCLLYPLNGRRLCEDVVLSEGSLHVRTVDLDASWQVVESQMLEIFDSMDCG; encoded by the coding sequence GTGACTCGTTCAACAGAATTGCGATGCGGGGGAATCCCTGTTCGCAATATCTATCATATGCTCTGCTACGCATGGAGTGGCCGTTACCTTCTCGACGAATGCCTCACGGGTGAGGCGGGGCGATTCGAGGGAGTCGAAGACCTTCTTTCGTATCTTGTGGCGCGTGAGGCGAAGAACATCGCCCAGCTGGGTCTTGCCCGCGAGTACGTCTCTTTCGAGGCGTGCACTGCTTCTCCAAGAGGACCTGTGAACATGAAGGAATCCTTCTCTCATGTTGCACGTCTCGATCAAAAACTGGTATGTAGGCCCGATGAGTACACCACCAACAACGACCTGAACGGTATCGTCGCGCATGCGTTGATGAGCGTGTGCAGCGAGCATGCAGAAACCCGGAGACTGGTTAGGGCGGCATACCCCTCATTCGAGGAGATTGATCCTGTCGCTCCGACTGAGCAAGTTCTCTCGCGCATCGTATTCAACCGCACGACCTCGCGATATCGATTCGTCATATCGCTTTGCTCACTGCTTTATCGCCATACGCTTCCTTTGGAGGGTGCTGACGGTGTCCTCATGAGCGATTCGGAGCGAACTACGCTGAATCATATCTTTGAAAAGTTCGCTCGAGCGTTCTATCGCAAAGAGCTGCCGCGTCTTAAAGGATCTCGTTACGTCGTGTTCGAGAAGAACAAACCTATCGCCTGGGCGACGCGAGACTCCACCGATATCTGTCCCTTTATGCCCCGCATGGAAGCCGACATCTGGATTGAAACGATATCCGACGTCGGCTCGTCTCGGCTTTTTATCATCGATGCGAAGTACTATCGGGAGGCCTTGCGCGATGGGAGCAAGTTTAAAACTGAAAACCTATATCAGATTTACAGTTACATGTCGAATGCTCGTACCGCTTCATTGATGAAGTTCCATGAGGTGCATGGGTGCCTGCTCTATCCTCTGAACGGGAGGCGTTTGTGCGAGGATGTCGTACTGTCCGAAGGGTCGTTGCATGTCAGAACGGTCGACCTTGATGCCAGTTGGCAGGTTGTTGAATCGCAGATGCTTGAGATATTTGACAGCATGGATTGCGGCTAG
- a CDS encoding YhcH/YjgK/YiaL family protein, with amino-acid sequence MLASTLRHAADHDYRSARFQAAYAFLAQEDLAALPLGRVDIDGDAVFANVQEYDTVPAAEKDMEAHRRYFDVQFVVAGEEVMEYAPLEGLAEAQPFDEDADFGLYVAPDRPSSVVLRAGDVAVLAPEDAHKPGCALEAPGRVRKIVVKVLA; translated from the coding sequence ATGCTGGCTTCAACGCTTCGTCACGCCGCCGACCACGACTACCGCTCCGCGCGCTTCCAGGCCGCTTACGCTTTCCTGGCGCAGGAGGATCTGGCCGCCCTGCCGCTCGGCCGCGTCGACATCGACGGGGACGCCGTGTTCGCCAACGTGCAGGAATACGACACCGTCCCGGCCGCGGAGAAGGACATGGAGGCGCATCGCCGCTACTTCGACGTGCAGTTCGTCGTGGCGGGCGAGGAGGTCATGGAGTACGCGCCGCTCGAAGGGCTTGCCGAAGCACAGCCGTTCGACGAAGACGCCGACTTCGGGCTGTACGTCGCGCCGGATCGCCCCAGCTCCGTCGTGTTGCGCGCGGGCGACGTGGCCGTGCTCGCGCCCGAGGACGCCCATAAGCCGGGGTGCGCGCTCGAAGCGCCGGGCCGCGTGCGCAAGATCGTCGTCAAGGTGCTCGCGTAA
- a CDS encoding VWA domain-containing protein: protein MATMVRVVSGTGSRGEGVRRATLIGLLVSIALFFALAPAPSFAVTTVPDGRYSYDEGDDGIVLANGSGEGVVWNYPQTPGAELPEAGGTVRLDDEGYVIVPDESSDRGAAFLKKSAEEVPGSQGLFGMTLDIKGNQIENPVDVVLVIDFSSTMSGTKLENALAGVRDFLGAVADPLEAGRIRVAAVAYNREAYAMGGFATDPDEVLGFLENTAKSGSGTFVQKGLYEAQRLFQSQGRADARHLLIHVGDGSANCAYLPTDGATAYPNDGRIVAMGGYSADSYITSFQTGSERYYASLTTSDPNAVPTDDRQMLSNFTLGTAIDLKDGGIEIFSIGVDPSTRGKYTAYNMASDGETRYVAIDADLAGLSQALAGVASRIGKTVSGGTVADPMGEGVILQQSASGFGPDDYELAGYRKGPDGTWAENPQIASSVEVGFEDGAIRMSGLSLGSDERIVLEYRVRLDTEARGFRPDVWHPANGATTLDRLGDGETAFFPVPSVKAPSIVLDVAKEWDDTVNVGGANGAEVDYSDRRPSSVGYTVVREPVTAADAWTRSEPLELVRATGWRASVDAVVPQGDDLSVRLPAYNNEGESFSYSVSEVGVPLDYESSVTEAATAITITNRLKVASFSLTKADEQGLPLAGAAFALYDEAGAMLCEAVSSNPEGTLTFSDLPAGRYKIRETKAPDGYVLSNVELVLTIAADDEGTLRASVETSDGSAWSGALRNLPVATGGGAGAGGAAGAGTGTPTPGSPAALASTGDGAAGAWLSAAALAALATLAIARRCTRAEGSRR from the coding sequence ATGGCTACGATGGTTCGCGTCGTTTCGGGCACGGGTTCGAGAGGCGAGGGGGTGCGCAGGGCGACGCTGATCGGGCTGCTCGTCTCGATCGCGCTCTTCTTCGCGCTGGCGCCTGCGCCTTCGTTCGCGGTCACGACGGTTCCCGACGGGCGCTATTCGTACGACGAAGGCGACGACGGCATCGTCTTGGCGAACGGCTCGGGCGAGGGCGTCGTGTGGAACTATCCCCAAACGCCCGGCGCGGAGCTGCCCGAGGCGGGCGGCACGGTGCGGTTGGACGACGAGGGCTACGTCATCGTCCCCGACGAGTCTTCTGATCGCGGGGCTGCGTTCTTGAAGAAATCGGCGGAGGAGGTGCCCGGCTCCCAGGGCCTGTTCGGCATGACGCTCGACATCAAGGGCAATCAGATCGAGAACCCGGTCGACGTGGTGCTCGTCATCGACTTCTCGTCCACGATGTCGGGAACGAAGCTGGAGAACGCGCTTGCGGGCGTGCGCGACTTCCTCGGCGCGGTGGCCGACCCGCTCGAGGCGGGGCGCATACGGGTCGCCGCCGTCGCCTACAACCGCGAGGCGTATGCGATGGGCGGCTTCGCAACCGACCCCGACGAGGTGCTGGGCTTTCTCGAGAACACCGCCAAAAGCGGCAGCGGAACGTTCGTCCAGAAAGGGCTGTACGAGGCGCAGCGCCTCTTTCAAAGCCAAGGCCGCGCCGACGCCCGCCATCTGCTCATCCATGTGGGCGACGGCAGCGCGAACTGCGCGTACCTTCCGACCGACGGCGCGACGGCGTATCCGAACGACGGGCGGATCGTCGCCATGGGCGGCTACTCTGCCGATTCGTACATCACCTCGTTCCAAACGGGCTCGGAGCGTTACTACGCCTCATTGACGACGTCCGATCCCAACGCCGTTCCGACCGACGATCGGCAGATGCTGTCGAACTTCACGCTGGGCACGGCGATCGACCTCAAGGACGGCGGCATCGAGATATTCTCCATCGGCGTCGACCCCTCGACGCGCGGCAAATACACCGCGTACAACATGGCTTCCGACGGCGAGACGCGCTACGTCGCTATCGACGCCGACCTCGCCGGGCTCTCCCAGGCGCTCGCGGGGGTCGCGTCGCGCATCGGAAAAACCGTCAGCGGCGGCACGGTGGCCGATCCGATGGGGGAGGGCGTCATCCTGCAGCAGAGCGCGTCGGGCTTCGGCCCTGACGACTACGAGCTCGCCGGCTACCGCAAGGGGCCGGATGGAACCTGGGCCGAGAACCCGCAGATCGCCTCGTCGGTGGAGGTGGGGTTCGAGGACGGGGCGATCCGGATGTCGGGCCTTTCCCTCGGTTCCGACGAGCGCATCGTGCTCGAGTACCGCGTACGGCTCGACACCGAAGCGCGTGGCTTCCGCCCGGACGTTTGGCATCCCGCGAACGGGGCGACGACGCTCGACCGCTTGGGCGACGGCGAGACCGCTTTCTTCCCGGTGCCGTCTGTTAAGGCCCCGTCGATCGTCCTCGACGTCGCGAAGGAGTGGGACGATACCGTGAACGTGGGAGGCGCGAACGGCGCGGAGGTGGACTATTCGGATCGGCGCCCCAGCTCCGTTGGATACACGGTGGTGCGCGAGCCGGTCACCGCGGCCGACGCGTGGACCCGAAGCGAGCCTCTGGAGCTTGTGCGGGCGACGGGATGGCGAGCGTCGGTGGACGCGGTCGTGCCGCAAGGCGACGATCTTTCGGTGAGGCTGCCTGCGTACAACAACGAGGGCGAGAGCTTCTCGTACTCCGTGTCCGAGGTAGGCGTTCCGCTGGATTACGAGTCGAGCGTGACCGAGGCGGCCACGGCGATCACGATTACGAACCGGCTCAAGGTCGCCTCGTTCTCGCTGACGAAGGCCGACGAGCAGGGCCTTCCGCTTGCGGGCGCCGCATTCGCCTTGTACGACGAGGCGGGGGCGATGCTGTGCGAGGCGGTTTCGTCGAACCCGGAGGGGACGCTGACGTTCTCCGACCTGCCGGCCGGCCGCTACAAGATCCGGGAGACGAAAGCTCCCGACGGATACGTCCTGTCGAACGTGGAGCTCGTTTTGACGATCGCTGCAGACGACGAGGGGACGCTGCGTGCGAGCGTCGAGACGAGCGACGGTTCCGCATGGTCGGGAGCGCTTCGCAACCTTCCTGTCGCGACGGGCGGCGGCGCGGGCGCAGGCGGCGCTGCGGGCGCCGGCACCGGGACGCCGACGCCGGGGTCGCCCGCCGCCTTGGCCTCGACGGGCGACGGGGCCGCAGGTGCGTGGCTTTCCGCGGCAGCGCTCGCCGCGCTCGCGACGCTCGCCATCGCGCGCCGCTGCACGCGCGCCGAAGGGTCTCGGCGTTAG
- a CDS encoding AAA family ATPase gives MGSIDISFKNCRNIASVVDGSLHIAENTLNIFYAANGTGKTTIVRICDYLSKRGTDEEGAAYEALRSFASLFHPNDEDAKPSVTKPDRSLSVAIFDENWVDKHCFKQDSLRDDVFRIFVETGEYKRLASKRARILAEIQQVLHQEEIDLLIKGFQSLRKGIGATSASGSLMQSACYSKAFKQGSPLGSVPESIEPVLNPLLPVERADWLGWHIKGLKFAKNDQHRCPYCGTVDDALMHACIAYDESRTDAPANGWLKTATAFADNASLFNNNSLYVANAVLSAESNPTADNDEYFAIISRRANEVADTLSSLKSLHLNGTIDTPSIKAQIQDALTKLACKHHVFSEKIEITLSTITDILHKALDNIEKAAAMIAEQNSLIESAVKNHEGEINTFLKEAGYNYEVELEVDEKGAASLILKDADSAYPVLGSKDHLSYGERNAITLILFLYEALEAEPDLVVLDDPVSSFDGDKRFALLYTLFSPCQQLLCNNLQDTTVALFTHDFLVVSDWLKVLKNTHGGSGIKANCLRTNETGSILCRQIKCNDIEDFRSITYKKAQHSANDLSRLIYARQLVELEKGVDESLKPAWNVLSSLFHKREYATDNKGNILDDNDMGSACNYIHDLTSIQFAYQEWYERVKNGSSYIVSCYEQSESAYEKLQFVRIILEKSDLLSTCDKTIMTRFADETYHIGGDYLYQLDPCAFQQVPNYVESWCDDIVAKYKTKHQLD, from the coding sequence ATGGGCAGTATTGATATTAGCTTTAAAAATTGCCGCAATATTGCCTCCGTCGTCGACGGTTCCTTGCATATCGCAGAAAACACTTTAAACATCTTCTACGCCGCTAATGGCACAGGAAAAACTACTATAGTACGTATCTGTGACTATCTGTCAAAGAGAGGGACGGACGAAGAAGGAGCCGCTTACGAAGCATTGCGATCATTCGCAAGCCTCTTCCACCCCAATGACGAGGACGCAAAACCTTCGGTCACGAAACCTGACCGATCGCTCAGCGTAGCTATATTCGATGAAAACTGGGTTGACAAACACTGCTTCAAACAGGACAGTCTTCGAGACGATGTGTTTCGCATATTTGTAGAAACAGGCGAATACAAGCGACTCGCATCAAAACGAGCCCGAATACTTGCCGAGATCCAGCAAGTTCTGCACCAAGAGGAAATCGATCTTCTCATAAAAGGATTTCAGAGCTTAAGAAAGGGCATCGGCGCAACGAGCGCAAGCGGGTCCCTCATGCAGTCAGCTTGCTATAGCAAAGCTTTCAAACAAGGCTCGCCCCTCGGCTCTGTTCCCGAAAGCATCGAGCCAGTTCTGAACCCGCTTTTGCCCGTAGAAAGAGCTGATTGGCTTGGTTGGCATATAAAGGGTCTGAAGTTTGCAAAGAACGACCAGCATCGATGCCCCTATTGCGGAACCGTAGACGATGCCCTGATGCACGCTTGCATCGCCTACGACGAATCACGTACCGACGCACCGGCGAACGGCTGGCTCAAAACCGCAACGGCTTTTGCCGACAATGCCTCCTTGTTCAACAACAACTCATTATATGTCGCGAATGCGGTTCTTTCTGCAGAATCGAATCCTACGGCCGATAACGACGAATACTTCGCCATTATCTCAAGAAGGGCAAACGAAGTTGCAGACACTTTGTCTTCGCTGAAAAGTCTTCACCTCAATGGAACAATCGATACCCCGTCTATAAAAGCTCAAATACAGGACGCTCTCACAAAGCTCGCCTGTAAACACCATGTGTTTTCGGAGAAAATCGAAATCACACTATCCACCATCACCGATATTTTGCATAAAGCGTTGGATAACATCGAAAAAGCAGCAGCGATGATAGCAGAACAGAACTCGCTCATTGAATCGGCAGTGAAAAATCACGAGGGCGAGATCAATACCTTTTTGAAAGAAGCGGGATATAACTATGAAGTAGAGTTGGAGGTAGATGAAAAGGGTGCGGCTTCTCTGATCCTGAAAGATGCTGACAGTGCTTATCCCGTTTTGGGGTCAAAAGATCATTTGAGCTACGGCGAGAGAAATGCCATAACTCTCATTCTTTTTCTGTATGAAGCGCTTGAGGCCGAACCTGATCTGGTCGTTCTTGATGACCCAGTATCATCCTTCGACGGAGACAAAAGATTTGCTCTTCTTTATACGCTCTTTTCTCCCTGTCAGCAATTGCTTTGCAACAACCTCCAAGATACGACGGTTGCCCTATTCACTCACGACTTTCTCGTTGTTTCAGATTGGCTCAAGGTTCTCAAAAACACACATGGAGGTTCGGGCATCAAAGCCAATTGCCTCCGAACCAATGAAACCGGAAGCATTCTCTGTCGCCAAATCAAGTGTAACGATATCGAGGATTTTCGATCCATCACCTACAAGAAAGCTCAACATAGCGCGAATGATTTATCTCGGCTTATTTACGCTCGGCAGTTGGTGGAACTGGAAAAAGGCGTCGACGAGTCTCTAAAACCAGCATGGAATGTTCTCTCCTCCCTTTTCCATAAACGCGAATACGCCACCGATAACAAGGGGAATATACTCGACGATAACGATATGGGTTCGGCCTGCAACTACATACATGACTTGACGAGCATCCAGTTCGCATATCAAGAATGGTACGAACGGGTTAAGAACGGCTCGTCGTATATCGTTTCATGCTACGAACAGAGCGAATCAGCTTACGAAAAACTGCAGTTCGTCCGGATTATTCTTGAGAAAAGCGACCTTCTCTCAACTTGCGATAAGACAATCATGACAAGATTCGCTGACGAAACGTACCATATCGGAGGGGATTATCTCTATCAACTCGATCCTTGCGCATTCCAACAAGTACCGAATTATGTCGAATCTTGGTGCGACGACATCGTTGCTAAATACAAAACAAAGCACCAACTGGACTGA
- a CDS encoding NUDIX hydrolase encodes MPLIDDIRAYLPFNQQEVADRAIILQQLETDPHVFDRDSLAHMTCSIWTVDPTATRTLMVFHNTYGSWSWIGGHADGERDLAHVALRELEEETGVVEARIVPCGPGNIFSLEVLTVDGHEKRGRYVSSHLHLNVTYLAVASPDEPLRVKPDENSGVRWFDLEEALTASTEPWMRDRIYRKLVDKLAAVDIDAQRSRVR; translated from the coding sequence ATGCCCCTCATCGACGACATACGCGCGTACCTACCCTTCAACCAGCAAGAGGTTGCGGATCGCGCCATCATCCTCCAGCAGCTCGAAACCGATCCGCACGTGTTCGACCGCGACTCGCTCGCGCATATGACGTGCTCGATCTGGACGGTCGACCCGACCGCGACCAGGACGCTCATGGTGTTCCACAACACCTACGGCTCATGGAGCTGGATCGGCGGGCACGCCGACGGCGAGCGCGACCTGGCGCATGTCGCGCTCAGGGAGCTCGAGGAGGAGACAGGCGTCGTCGAAGCGCGGATCGTGCCGTGCGGGCCGGGGAACATCTTCTCGCTCGAGGTGCTCACCGTGGACGGGCACGAGAAGCGCGGTCGGTACGTGAGCTCGCACTTGCATCTCAACGTGACGTACCTGGCCGTGGCCTCGCCGGACGAGCCGCTGCGCGTCAAGCCGGACGAGAACAGCGGCGTGCGCTGGTTCGACCTCGAAGAGGCCCTTACCGCATCCACGGAACCGTGGATGCGCGATCGGATCTACCGCAAGCTCGTCGACAAGCTGGCAGCAGTCGACATCGACGCCCAGCGCTCGCGCGTGAGGTAG
- a CDS encoding GIY-YIG nuclease family protein — translation MESSVAETPSFYLYVLECADGTWYTGYTVDVDERVRAHNAGAGAKYTRSRLPVHLLAQAAFATKHEAMSAEYRFKRLTRRQKERLVRRAAREPFECVLRSIMADDGGSEGR, via the coding sequence ATGGAGTCCTCGGTGGCGGAAACCCCGTCGTTCTACCTGTACGTGCTCGAGTGCGCCGACGGCACCTGGTACACGGGCTACACCGTGGACGTCGACGAGCGCGTGCGCGCCCACAACGCCGGTGCGGGCGCGAAGTACACGCGCAGCCGCCTGCCCGTGCATCTGCTCGCGCAAGCCGCGTTCGCGACGAAGCACGAGGCCATGAGCGCCGAGTACCGCTTCAAGCGCCTCACGCGCCGCCAGAAGGAGCGCCTCGTGCGCCGCGCCGCCCGCGAGCCGTTCGAGTGCGTGCTGCGCTCTATCATGGCGGATGACGGCGGAAGCGAGGGACGATGA
- a CDS encoding AAA family ATPase, with translation MAKFTGPTYIKMMPYVLRALEELGGRAMNEEIDQRVIDLMGFSNEVVSFPHLGSTKSEVSYRLAWARTDLKKIGMVENPARSTWELTEKGRLALDGDPSEIIAQVNAIRSLEAAQRSLGADAGKESANPGFEYYSLDVPDADSDLNPSPDQPLFAYFVGASINGVDMTEGFLSEGIWQCGYEEKYADQINAIQQGTSIAIKAAYTRKYDLPFDNHEETVSVMKIKARGTVRYNPCDGKTLRVDWDKDYEPREWLFFTLRPAFNFIRRDLQDWKRGALIDFAFNDDVQDIEAFISDPLWVGRYDAVVEGEDAELSELEEAAIEAKPYGPKDFLHDVFMDETEYDRLVELLRRKGNVILQGAPGTGKTYAAKRLAWSLMGKKDDSRIEFVQFHQSTAYEDIIVGYRPTENGGFKLKNGTFTRLCQRAEASTEAYFFIIDEINRANVSKVMGEMLMTVEKKHRGETVGVRLQDGRNGFSVPGNIYIIGMMNTADRSIATMDYALRRRFAYFEMRPAFQQDGFRKRLYELMPADFADALIASVRELNARIEEERGRGLCIGHSFFLDAPDNDGVMDVSAAQSWLGSIVDYEIAPLLEEYWFDAAPNIIASYVAPLRELAGARK, from the coding sequence ATGGCCAAGTTTACGGGTCCGACCTATATAAAAATGATGCCGTACGTATTGCGAGCACTCGAAGAATTGGGTGGTCGGGCCATGAACGAGGAAATCGATCAGCGCGTCATTGATCTCATGGGCTTTTCGAACGAAGTCGTTTCTTTCCCCCATCTCGGATCTACGAAATCGGAAGTTTCTTATCGTCTTGCTTGGGCACGGACCGATCTAAAAAAGATTGGCATGGTTGAGAATCCTGCGCGGAGCACATGGGAGCTAACTGAAAAAGGAAGGTTGGCGCTTGACGGTGACCCGTCTGAAATTATCGCGCAGGTCAACGCTATTCGTTCGCTCGAAGCCGCGCAGCGCTCTTTAGGAGCGGACGCCGGCAAAGAAAGTGCTAATCCGGGGTTCGAATACTACTCCTTAGACGTGCCTGATGCTGATTCTGATCTTAATCCATCGCCTGATCAGCCGCTTTTTGCATATTTTGTGGGAGCATCAATTAATGGCGTTGATATGACCGAGGGATTTCTCTCGGAGGGGATCTGGCAGTGCGGTTACGAAGAGAAATATGCTGACCAGATCAACGCTATCCAGCAAGGTACATCGATAGCTATCAAGGCGGCGTACACGCGCAAGTACGACTTGCCGTTCGACAATCACGAAGAAACCGTATCGGTAATGAAAATCAAGGCGCGAGGCACGGTTCGATACAACCCTTGCGATGGAAAAACGCTGCGAGTCGATTGGGATAAGGACTACGAACCGCGCGAATGGTTGTTCTTCACTCTGCGTCCAGCATTTAACTTCATTAGGCGTGACTTACAGGATTGGAAACGTGGAGCTCTGATAGACTTCGCGTTCAACGACGATGTTCAAGATATTGAGGCGTTCATTTCCGATCCGCTGTGGGTTGGTCGCTACGATGCTGTAGTCGAAGGAGAGGATGCCGAGCTTTCCGAACTCGAAGAAGCAGCGATCGAAGCTAAACCGTATGGTCCGAAAGACTTCTTGCACGACGTTTTCATGGACGAGACTGAGTATGACCGACTTGTTGAACTTCTCAGGCGAAAGGGCAATGTGATACTGCAGGGCGCTCCCGGCACCGGTAAAACCTATGCTGCGAAACGTCTCGCATGGTCGCTAATGGGAAAGAAAGATGATAGCAGAATCGAGTTCGTGCAATTCCATCAAAGCACTGCGTACGAGGACATAATCGTTGGCTATCGACCCACAGAAAACGGTGGCTTTAAGCTGAAAAACGGGACGTTCACTCGGCTTTGCCAGCGAGCCGAGGCTTCCACGGAGGCATACTTTTTCATCATCGACGAGATCAATCGAGCAAACGTTTCCAAGGTTATGGGCGAGATGCTGATGACGGTTGAGAAGAAGCACCGAGGGGAGACGGTTGGAGTGCGTTTGCAGGATGGACGCAACGGCTTTTCCGTTCCCGGGAACATCTACATTATCGGTATGATGAACACTGCGGATCGCTCGATTGCCACAATGGATTATGCGCTGCGTCGCCGATTCGCGTATTTCGAGATGAGACCTGCATTTCAACAGGACGGTTTTCGAAAGAGGCTGTACGAACTCATGCCCGCTGACTTTGCCGATGCTCTCATAGCTTCGGTGCGGGAACTCAATGCAAGAATCGAGGAGGAACGGGGGCGAGGCTTGTGCATCGGTCACAGCTTCTTTCTCGACGCTCCCGATAATGATGGCGTAATGGATGTTTCCGCAGCTCAATCCTGGTTGGGATCCATCGTAGATTACGAGATTGCGCCGCTTCTCGAAGAGTATTGGTTTGACGCTGCTCCGAACATTATCGCGAGTTACGTTGCGCCGCTTCGAGAACTTGCTGGCGCTCGCAAGTAG